Proteins co-encoded in one Marmota flaviventris isolate mMarFla1 chromosome 9, mMarFla1.hap1, whole genome shotgun sequence genomic window:
- the Coro1b gene encoding coronin-1B, protein MSFRKVVRQSKFRHVFGQPVKNDQCYEDIRVSRVTWDSTFCAVNPKFLAVIVEASGGGAFLVLPLNKTGRIDKAYPTVCGHTGPVLDIDWCPHNDEVIASGSEDCTVMVWQIPENGLVSPLTEPVVVLEGHTKRVGIVTWHPTARNVLLSAGCDNVVLIWNVGTAEELYRLDTLHPDLIYNVSWNRNGSLFCSACKDKSVRIIDPRRGTLVAEREKAHEGARPMRAIFLADGKVFTTGFSRMSERQLALWDPENLEEPMALQELDSSNGALLPFYDPDTSVVYVCGKGDSSIRYFEITDESPYIHFLNTFTSKEPQRGMGSMPKRGLEVSKCEIARFYKLHERKCEPIVMTVPRKSDLFQDDLYPDTAGPEAALEAEEWVSGRDADPILISLREAYVPSKQRDLKVSRRNVLSDSRLASSTRPGSSISAVAIADATSGGSLVGAGEAGKLEEVMQELRALRAMVKEQGERICRLEEQLGRMENGDA, encoded by the exons ATGTCCTTTCGCAAAGTGGTTCGGCAGAGCAAATTCCGGCATGTGTTTGGCCAACCGGTCAAGAATGACCAATGCTACGAGGACATCCGCGTGTCCCGTGTTACCTGGGACAGCACCTTCTGCGCAGTCAACCCTAAGTTCCTGGCAGTAATTGTGGAAGCCAGTGGTGGGGGTGCCTTCCTGGTGCTTCCCCTGAACAAG ACAGGCCGCATTGACAAGGCCTACCCAACCGTGTGTGGGCACACAGGACCTGTCCTGGACATCGACTGGTGTCCCCACAATGATGAAGTCATTGCCAGCGGCTCAGAGGATTGTACAGTCATG GTGTGGCAGATCCCGGAGAATGGGCTGGTCTCCCCGCTGACAGAGCCAGTGGTGGTGCTAGAAGGGCACACCAAGCGTGTGGGCATCGTGACCTGGCACCCCACAGCCCGGAACGTGCTGCTCAGTGCAG GCTGTGATAATGTGGTGCTCATCTGGAATGTGGGCACAGCGGAGGAGCTGTACCGCTTGGACACCCTGCACCCTGACCTCATCTACAATGTCAGCTGGAACCGCAATGGCAGCCTTTTCTGCTCAGCTTGCAAGGACAAGAGTGTCCGCATCATTGACCCCCGCCGGGGCACCCTGGTGGCA GAGCGGGAGAAAGCCCATGAGGGGGCCCGGCCCATGCGGGCCATCTTCTTGGCAGATGGCAAGGTGTTCACTACGGGCTTCAGCCGCATGAGTGAGCGGCAGCTGGCACTCTGGGACCCA GAGAACCTCGAGGAGCCCATGGCCCTGCAGGAACTAGACTCCAGCAACGGGGCCCTGCTGCCCTTCTACGACCCCGACACCAGTGTGGTCTACGTCTGTGGCAAG GGCGACTCCAGCATCCGGTACTTTGAGATCACAGACGAGTCCCCCTATATCCACTTCCTGAACACGTTCACCAGCAAGGAGCCCCAGAGGGGCATGGGCAGTATGCCCAAGAGGGGCTTGGAGGTCAGCAAGTGTGAGATTGCCCG GTTCTACAAACTGCATGAGCGCAAGTGTGAGCCCATTGTCATGACTGTGCCAAGAAAG TCTGACCTCTTCCAGGATGATCTGTACCCCGACACAGCTGGGCCTGAAGCCGCTCTGGAGGCGGAGGAGTGGGTGAGCGGGCGGGATGCAGACCCCATCCTCATCTCACTGCGGGAGGCCTACGTGCCCAGCAAACAGCGGGACCTGAAGGTCAGCCGGCGCAACGTGTTATCGGACAGCCGGCTCGCCAGCTCCACCCGCCCAGGGTCCTCCATATCTGCTGTTGCCATTGCTGATGCCACTTCTGGTGGCAGCCTTGTTGGGGCTGGG GAGGCCGGGAAGCTAGAGGAGGTGATGCAGGAGCTGCGGGCACTGCGGGCCATGGTCAAGGAGCAAGGGGAGCGCATCTGCCGCCTGGAGGAGCAGCTGGGCCGCATGGAGAATGGGGACGCATAG